One window from the genome of Gimesia aquarii encodes:
- a CDS encoding type II and III secretion system protein family protein gives MFKQNCHGRALRNFEKNRFQDLTKLIAIVLANVVYAQSVLAQGPSMIQLPQPVPRGDQYVPAQVQPNQSGQFQQRPYVQQPQGVMPVQNGIVPIQNAQVPAHGPSIRMVQDTGRITRKPLPSQIRSTPGIFDEMEIIIRRSQLVITNSRIRRYAIADPSIIEFVTYSPTEVAIVGLELGTTTLTLWFEGDETPITYLVHTIQDPDYGDQRRIDYGKLERKLAVLFPNSKVYLIPLSRKIIVKGEAADATEAAHILSVIRGEVISLDGNLGGPQPYSNGFGYGGAGIDSTYSGVNLDYASSLIVNMLEIPGEFQVMIHVTIAQLNRTMLRQLGVDLSVLFDNGRHFIGSTMGGVPSTLTGIFEAGEVNVLINALAQNGTTKIMARPTLTVLSGHSASFLAGGEFAVPTIVGVGGAQGTSTTFRGFGTSIVVTPIVIDKDLIRMRIVPEYSQINDNNAVSGIPGLDSRRAQTTVELREGQTIVLAGLFGHDTTTGVTRIPWLGELPLVGGYLFSSKQSSQGESELLITVTPQLVRPMEEDEVPPYPGFEVTVPHDKELYKYNMTEGAPDRGVYQLQPYGRGAGQGVEVGYQPFNPAPASPYYPPVSTGTYQNGAAAQPIPPSRPFPSQTRPVRPPRPVHSNQPPSLPPPAPAASGPQAQNLNRGNLSQQNQPRFTQMIKDRFQNTKAGRNNNNWVQPAGYVDPKKRIDSSESPKSQSKFPWIGRGN, from the coding sequence ATGTTCAAGCAGAACTGCCACGGACGGGCACTTCGAAATTTTGAAAAGAATCGATTTCAAGATCTCACAAAGTTGATTGCTATTGTACTGGCAAATGTCGTTTATGCGCAGTCGGTACTCGCTCAGGGCCCATCGATGATCCAACTGCCTCAGCCTGTTCCAAGGGGAGATCAGTACGTACCAGCGCAAGTTCAACCAAATCAGTCTGGACAATTCCAGCAACGTCCCTATGTTCAGCAACCTCAGGGAGTGATGCCGGTACAAAACGGAATTGTACCAATTCAGAATGCGCAAGTACCTGCGCATGGTCCAAGTATTCGTATGGTTCAGGATACAGGACGTATTACCAGAAAACCACTACCATCACAGATCCGGTCTACTCCCGGAATCTTTGATGAAATGGAAATCATTATTCGCCGTAGTCAGTTGGTGATTACGAACTCCCGAATTCGGCGATATGCAATTGCAGATCCCTCGATCATCGAATTTGTTACTTACTCACCTACGGAAGTGGCCATTGTTGGTTTGGAACTGGGAACAACCACTCTCACGCTCTGGTTTGAAGGTGATGAAACGCCCATTACCTATCTTGTGCATACCATACAGGATCCTGACTATGGTGATCAGAGACGAATTGATTACGGCAAACTGGAACGAAAATTAGCAGTCTTATTTCCGAACAGCAAAGTGTACTTGATCCCACTTTCACGGAAAATCATTGTTAAAGGAGAAGCTGCCGATGCAACAGAGGCTGCCCATATTCTTTCTGTCATTCGGGGAGAAGTGATCAGTCTGGATGGGAATCTTGGTGGGCCGCAGCCTTATTCAAATGGTTTTGGCTACGGGGGAGCTGGCATTGACTCCACATATAGTGGCGTCAATCTCGATTATGCATCCTCATTAATCGTTAATATGCTTGAGATTCCTGGAGAATTTCAAGTGATGATTCATGTGACTATTGCGCAACTGAACCGAACGATGTTGAGACAACTGGGTGTTGATTTAAGTGTTCTGTTTGACAATGGTCGACATTTTATTGGTTCAACGATGGGTGGCGTTCCTTCGACTTTGACCGGTATTTTCGAAGCAGGTGAAGTGAATGTGCTCATTAATGCATTGGCTCAGAATGGCACAACAAAAATTATGGCTCGGCCGACTTTAACCGTATTAAGTGGGCACTCGGCGAGTTTTCTGGCCGGTGGTGAATTTGCGGTACCTACGATTGTGGGGGTAGGGGGAGCCCAGGGAACTTCAACTACGTTCCGAGGTTTTGGTACCTCAATCGTAGTGACACCAATTGTGATTGACAAAGATTTGATTCGTATGCGAATCGTTCCGGAATATAGCCAAATCAACGACAATAACGCAGTCTCTGGTATTCCGGGTTTGGATTCCAGAAGAGCCCAAACAACTGTCGAGTTACGCGAAGGCCAGACGATCGTGCTAGCAGGTTTGTTCGGGCATGATACAACGACTGGAGTGACACGTATTCCCTGGTTAGGAGAACTTCCTCTTGTTGGCGGCTATTTATTCAGCTCGAAACAATCGAGTCAGGGGGAATCTGAATTACTGATTACAGTGACTCCTCAACTGGTCAGGCCAATGGAAGAAGATGAAGTGCCACCTTATCCAGGTTTCGAGGTGACAGTGCCTCATGATAAAGAGTTATACAAATACAATATGACAGAAGGGGCCCCAGACAGAGGCGTTTATCAGTTGCAGCCTTATGGACGAGGAGCAGGACAGGGAGTCGAAGTCGGTTATCAGCCATTTAATCCAGCACCCGCTTCACCTTACTATCCTCCAGTGAGTACGGGAACTTATCAGAACGGTGCAGCAGCACAGCCTATTCCTCCCAGTCGTCCGTTTCCGAGTCAAACGAGGCCAGTAAGACCACCGAGGCCGGTTCATTCAAATCAGCCGCCATCACTTCCGCCACCCGCACCGGCAGCAAGTGGACCTCAGGCTCAGAATTTGAATCGAGGAAATCTATCACAACAAAATCAGCCGCGCTTTACTCAGATGATCAAAGATAGATTCCAGAACACGAAGGCTGGTAGAAACAACAATAATTGGGTCCAACCAGCAGGTTATGTGGATCCTAAAAAACGAATTGATTCTTCTGAATCACCAAAGAGTCAATCAAAATTTCCCTGGATCGGTCGAGGGAATTAA